The genomic stretch GCATCATTTGCCGCAAAAGATACTTTATTTAAAGGTGCTGCTACGAACTGCCAAAAAAACACTAGAATTAAACATAGCATTATAACTATAACAAACATAGGCATTGAAAATTTAAATAAACTAATTCCAGAGTTTTCTATAGCAAGCATTTCTTTATTTTTCACAAAAGTTCCAAGTACATAAGTAGATGCAAACATTAAAGCCACTGGAAATATATAATATGTATTATGCGGTGCCCTAGCTAAATGGTAAGTAATAAAATAATTGATAAGTTCCGGGTGTTCTGTATAAAAAGATAGCCTGCTGCTTAAATCTGCTATTGTAACCAAGACAACAAATAATAGTAAAGAACCAAAGAAAAAAGATAGGAACTCTTTTAATAAATACGCATTTAATTTTTTCATTAATTTACATCTATACCATATTGTTCATGAAGTTCATTTAATTCCTCAGTAATAGCAACATGAAGCTCTTTTATTTTTTCAAGAAGAGCTGAAGGTTTTGATTTACTGCTTTTACCTGAACCGAATACTTTGCTTATTTTTCTTTTAGCCTGCACTAATGTTTCTGCTTTAACTTTAGGATCTGGTATAAACTTAGCAGCATCCATACCAAGTAAAGCTCCCATATATAACATACCTTCATATCCGAAATTATTATCTATATCAGGACCGAATGATTTTATTTTTTCAAAATTTTCTTTACCGTTTTGCATGCACTCTATTGCCGATGAATATAACTCACTAGCTTTATACTGAAAGAATGGTATTAATCTGTCATAATTTTCATTAGGATATACATTCGCCAAATCTTCAAGTGTCCAACTAAGCCTTAAAGAACATAATGCCTTTTTAAGTGTAGGGGCTGTATCTTTTCCATGATAATGATATCCGTCTATTGCAAGAAAATAACTAGCAGCACCTTCTATAAGAGTTCTATTTCTTTTGAAATCTACATCATCACCAAAAAACTCTTTCATATATTTTTCTCTTTGTTTTGATGTTTCAAGAGCCTCATCTTTTTTCTTATTATCTATTAAATTAAAATCTTCCTGAAAAGCGGCATATAAACAATTAGGACAAACTACCACTACATATATTAAAGGGTAAACAGTACCATATTTTTTGCTTTTTTCATAAGTTCTTCTTAAATCATCTCTTAATTTACCAGCTATAAGTCTTCCGCCTCCTGTAAGAAGCATTTCATGATAAAATTCTCCATTACATACAGGGCAAGTTCTCGGGTTTTTCTCTATAAACGATATTCTTGGTTGTTCATCACTCATAAAAAATCCTAATTTTATAGTTATTTTAATAAACATTTAAAATATAAAAACGTCAAATTCATTATCGGCTTATTTTAATTTTTCAATATCACTTATATTTAGCTTTGTAATTCTAAGTTCATCAAATATGTTATTGTAGTAAAGCAAATAATAATAAGGGTATTGTGCCGCTATTAATCTAACATTTCCGCTGCTTGTACCCAAAACTGATAAATCTATTATTCTTCCATCAATAAACAAATATTTATTTCCATCTTCTTTTGTATATAAAACCATTATTTGTGATGCATAATCTAATGAACAGTCTAATGATATTATATCTGCATCTTCTGAGACTATAGTAAAATTAGTAAATGTACCATCATAAAATCTCGTATAATTTATATTTCTATTATTATCCTTTGAAAGATATACTATATGAAATCTGTTATGCTCTTCATGTTTTACAGAATAAATTGAAGCATTAGTTACTATAGCCCTGTTATCAAAAAATCTAAATGATGTATTTGTTTTTCTTGAACCATAAAATATATTTCCAGTATCATATTCATGCATATAAAGTGCATATCCGTCTTTTTCAGCAGCAGGGTAAACATTATCGATTATTCTATTTGTGTAAACAAAATCTGAAAAGAAATTATCTCTGTAGAATCTTGATACTGATAAAGTTCCTCTATTATCAACAAAAAATAAAGTAGGGTAGTTGAATGCTGACATAACTAGTTTTAAATCAAGAATTTTTCTATTTTGCCTCAAATCCATAAAATAATTGTTAAATGTTCCTGAGTTATCATTAGCATATAATATTTTATTTGCTTTATTATATGAAACATGTATATGGCTGTTATTTGTAGCAATACTTATTAAATTTCCTAATTCTCTATTATTATCTAGTATAGTTCTTGAAAAATTACCTTCTTTTCCAGTAACATATACAGCAGTATTTAGCAGGTTATCATAATAGGCAAAATGAACATTATTATAACCGTCTGCAAATAATTCACTGATGTATGGTTCTTCTCTTAAAGCAGCAATAGACCAAGTAGAAAGCGATTCGAAACTGCTCATTCTTATATAATGCCCTGTAATAGGAGGTGCATCTTTTTTTATTTCTCTCTGATATTGTGCACTCAAAACAGCATATAAAAAAATTAAAAGTGCAGCAATTAATATACTACTTCTTTTTAGATTTTTTACCATCTTCTATTTTACTTACAGATTCAACTCCTTCTTCTTTAGGTCTTATAAATCTGCATTTTATAACATTGCCTTTTTCATCAAGAACTGCTTTTATATGGGAGTAGTAAAATATACAATGTTCAATATAGGCGTTATCATCAACAATAGAGCCGTAAAGATAACTAACACCTTTAATAAGTACATTAGAACCTATATTTACAGGGTGATTATCACTTCCAGTAACATTAACTCCTCTCTCTAATGTGGTATTTTTTCCTATATACACATTTCCTTTTATCTGATTGCCGGAATATATTTTTACATTATCATCTAATATAAGCCTCTGATTATCTAAACATGATAAAAGAGCATTATCTCCTATATAGGCATTTTCTCCAAGATGCACATTTCCTTCTATTTTTGCACCATGCGATATAGTAACACCATAATTAAGTGTAACATTCTTTCCTATATAAGCACCCTTTCCTATATATATATCAAGAGGTTTTTCATCTTTATCTCTTTCAAGTATCTGTTCTACTACAGTATCATCTATAAAGAAATCCTCTCCATCATATATAGTGATTATATTTTTTAATTTATTATATACATTGGATCTTGCAATAGATTCCATTTCTTTAAGAACAGTTTTATCATTAAAACCCAATACAACTCTGCTGTCTTTAGGCATATATGTAGAAATAGATAAATTATTATTAACAAACATCTCTATCAAATCTGTAAGATAAAGTTCATTTTGAGCATTGTTAGCCTCTAATTTTTGTATGAGCTCTTCTAAAGGCTTCATTTTAAAGCCGTATATTCCAGCTACATATTCATTAA from Brachyspira murdochii DSM 12563 encodes the following:
- a CDS encoding DUF2225 domain-containing protein, which translates into the protein MSDEQPRISFIEKNPRTCPVCNGEFYHEMLLTGGGRLIAGKLRDDLRRTYEKSKKYGTVYPLIYVVVVCPNCLYAAFQEDFNLIDNKKKDEALETSKQREKYMKEFFGDDVDFKRNRTLIEGAASYFLAIDGYHYHGKDTAPTLKKALCSLRLSWTLEDLANVYPNENYDRLIPFFQYKASELYSSAIECMQNGKENFEKIKSFGPDIDNNFGYEGMLYMGALLGMDAAKFIPDPKVKAETLVQAKRKISKVFGSGKSSKSKPSALLEKIKELHVAITEELNELHEQYGIDVN
- a CDS encoding NTP transferase domain-containing protein, which codes for MEKNAVEIENALSSLSSKFSKNDTLVIILAAGHGKRIRSSTSKMLHTIWGVPSIERVRLAVRNGMPKSNITIVVGIKALDVANAVGKQTNTNFAYQEEQRGTGHAVKVGLEKSDLKNIKYCYVIYADMGLIDSDTMKEFHEEFLKSKTDMIVMTAMYDGPKGSNYYGRILRSRGLTYDGKKSKYRQGSQGNVIGVIEYKDVLAMKDDEKLYKIYKDEKFSYEKDELLDNFNEYVAGIYGFKMKPLEELIQKLEANNAQNELYLTDLIEMFVNNNLSISTYMPKDSRVVLGFNDKTVLKEMESIARSNVYNKLKNIITIYDGEDFFIDDTVVEQILERDKDEKPLDIYIGKGAYIGKNVTLNYGVTISHGAKIEGNVHLGENAYIGDNALLSCLDNQRLILDDNVKIYSGNQIKGNVYIGKNTTLERGVNVTGSDNHPVNIGSNVLIKGVSYLYGSIVDDNAYIEHCIFYYSHIKAVLDEKGNVIKCRFIRPKEEGVESVSKIEDGKKSKKK